In a genomic window of Cuculus canorus isolate bCucCan1 chromosome 4, bCucCan1.pri, whole genome shotgun sequence:
- the LOC128852163 gene encoding interleukin-12 subunit beta-like isoform X2: MLVLVGLLLSLAAADALTTFPPKFQVGKLNGDVVVKCNTSEPLVTWTLDGDPEPMAELVVEGQTLTIRGLDQPATGNYSCWAGPVLLDTTYVVVSGASSPGEERVNVSCQAESYRGSFHCSWSWPHSAVFRAHLTRSDGSLGEWVLVAGHQGRFSASFTDPSFCPFAEELHPLQLQLEGLSDTSYLNFSIHFFVRDIVRPDPPQELRVQQRGEQLHLSWAPPASWPLPKSYFALHYRLQYELPNGTQVYRYVEGAEEMELQERAWRVRISCRDPYANPTWSPWSAWKVISAARR, translated from the exons ATGCTGGTGCTGGTGGGATTGCTGCTCAGCCTCGCTGCTGCCGACGCCCTGACCACCTTCCCCCCAAAGT TCCAGGTGGGGAAGCTGAACGGGGATGTGGTGGTGAAGTGCAACACCTCGGAGCCACTGGTGACCTGGACACTGGATGGGGATCCCGAGCCCATGGCCGAGCTGGTGGTTGAGGGACAGACCCTCACCATCCGGGGCTTGGACCAGCCAGCCACGGGCAACTACAGCTGCTGGGCTGGCCCCGTCCTGCTGGACACCACCTACGTGGTGGTCAGCGGTGCCT CCTCGCCAGGCGAGGAGAGGGTGAACGTCTCCTGCCAGGCTGAGTCCTACCGTGGCTCCTTCCACTGCTCCTGGTCCTGGCCTCACTCTGCTGTCTTCCGTGCCCATCTGACGCGCAG CGATGGATCCTTAGGCGAATGGGTGCTGGTGGCCGGCCACCAGGGACGGTTCAGCGCCAGCTTCACGGACCCCTCCTTCTGCCCCTTTGCTGAGGAGCTGCacccactgcagctgcagcttgAGGGGCTCTCGGACACCTCCTACCTCAACTTCTCCATCCACTTCTTCGTCCGTGACATTG TGCGGCCAGACCCACCACAGGAGCTGAGAGTGCAGCAGCGCGGGGAGCAGCTCCACCTCTCCTGGGCACCCCCGGCCTCCTGGCCGCTCCCCAAGTCCTACTTCGCTCTGCACTACCGGCTGCAGTACGAGCTGCCCAACGGCACCCAG gtTTACCGCTATGTGGAGGgggcagaggagatggagctgcaggagcGCGCATGGCGGGTGCGCATCAGCTGCCGGGACCCCTATGCcaaccccacctggagcccctGGAGTGCCTGGAAGGTCATCAGTGCTGCCCGACGCTGA
- the LOC128852163 gene encoding interleukin-12 subunit beta-like isoform X1 has translation MLVLVGLLLSLAAADALTTFPPKFQVGKLNGDVVVKCNTSEPLVTWTLDGDPEPMAELVVEGQTLTIRGLDQPATGNYSCWAGPVLLDTTYVVVSGASSPGEERVNVSCQAESYRGSFHCSWSWPHSAVFRAHLTRSDGSLGEWVLVAGHQGRFSASFTDPSFCPFAEELHPLQLQLEGLSDTSYLNFSIHFFVRDIVRPDPPQELRVQQRGEQLHLSWAPPASWPLPKSYFALHYRLQYELPNGTQVTVAARAHSAATCSPASSFCCAHPAHSTPHPHSAVTTLSQSQPGPFPLLMDTTGNRELLGAQQ, from the exons ATGCTGGTGCTGGTGGGATTGCTGCTCAGCCTCGCTGCTGCCGACGCCCTGACCACCTTCCCCCCAAAGT TCCAGGTGGGGAAGCTGAACGGGGATGTGGTGGTGAAGTGCAACACCTCGGAGCCACTGGTGACCTGGACACTGGATGGGGATCCCGAGCCCATGGCCGAGCTGGTGGTTGAGGGACAGACCCTCACCATCCGGGGCTTGGACCAGCCAGCCACGGGCAACTACAGCTGCTGGGCTGGCCCCGTCCTGCTGGACACCACCTACGTGGTGGTCAGCGGTGCCT CCTCGCCAGGCGAGGAGAGGGTGAACGTCTCCTGCCAGGCTGAGTCCTACCGTGGCTCCTTCCACTGCTCCTGGTCCTGGCCTCACTCTGCTGTCTTCCGTGCCCATCTGACGCGCAG CGATGGATCCTTAGGCGAATGGGTGCTGGTGGCCGGCCACCAGGGACGGTTCAGCGCCAGCTTCACGGACCCCTCCTTCTGCCCCTTTGCTGAGGAGCTGCacccactgcagctgcagcttgAGGGGCTCTCGGACACCTCCTACCTCAACTTCTCCATCCACTTCTTCGTCCGTGACATTG TGCGGCCAGACCCACCACAGGAGCTGAGAGTGCAGCAGCGCGGGGAGCAGCTCCACCTCTCCTGGGCACCCCCGGCCTCCTGGCCGCTCCCCAAGTCCTACTTCGCTCTGCACTACCGGCTGCAGTACGAGCTGCCCAACGGCACCCAGGTAACGGTGGCTGCACGTGCCCACTCTGCTGCCACGTGCAGCCCAGCATCCTCATTCTGCTGTGCCCACCCTGCCCATTCCACCCCACATCCTCACTCCGCTGTGACCACCCTGTCCCAATCCCAGCCTGGACCCTTCCCTCTGCTCATGGACACCACTGGGAACAGGGAATTGCTGGGGGCTCAGCAATGA